The candidate division WOR-3 bacterium sequence TGGATTTCGGAGTTTGAGAACCTGTCGTCGGGTAGTCCGCCGTCGATCGGCGCGCTGGCCGACCGAATCGAGGAGCGGGCCATCCTGGCGCGGTCGCGAGCGCGGCTGGCGACCGGAACCTACCCGGTAGTCTTCATGCCGACCGCGGTGCCGGACCTGCTCTATCCGCTCCTGGTCGGAGTGGGCGGCAAGCAGCTGGAGAAGGGCGTGTCGCCGCTCATCGACAAGGTGGGGCGGAAGCTTGTGGACGAGAAGATCACCATTGCCGACAACGGACTGCGCGATTTCGGGACGGCGTCCGCCCCTTTTGATGCGGAAGGTGTGCCGCGACGCCGGATCGAGCTGTTCGACCGCGGCGTGTTCAACGGGTTCTTGTTCGACCTGGCGACCGCGGGTGCCTGCGGCGCCGAGTCAACCGGTTCGGCCGTGCGCGACTACACAGCTCAGCCTCAGCCCGGGAAGAGCAACATCCAGCTCCTGCCCGGTGCGGCGCGCCTGAATGAGACGCTGGCAGGTATCCGCCATGGTCTGCTGGTCCATGAGTGCATCGGTGGCGGACAGTCGAACGTGCTGGCCGGAGATGTCGCGCTGAATGTGTCGTCCGGCCACTTGATCGAGAACGGCAAGGTGACCGGGCGCGTCAAAGATACGATGATTGCCGGGAACGTGTACGAGATGTTCGCCAACGTGGCGGCGGTAGGAGACACCGTCCGGGACCTCGGTTCATACCACGTGCCCTTCGTGATGTTCCCCAGGTTGAAGGTCGCCACGCGCGACTAGAAAGAGGAGCAGATGAAACGTACCAAAGGGAAGGGTATCAAACTAGCAGGGAATCACGGGCGGAGGGGACGGAGCCGGGCAATTGGAGCTCTTGATCCCGGAACCCTCGACCCTTCTCCTCTCGAAGTCTCGCCGGAACGGCTGGTCTGGACCTGCCCGACCGACTGCCTGAAGTTCGATACGACAGATGACCTGCGGGTCACTGACGGT is a genomic window containing:
- a CDS encoding TldD/PmbA family protein, translated to MEDQILSLAEARGAQAEVFGSEETRTVVEFRANEFHSQESRLTHGHGLRVVKGGRVGFSSSSNPDKVGELVDAAFETAEFGKQCCFEFPGPEPSPAVKTFENRVIVLPALKMIEWGRELVDAVRARVPGLKLDVTLDRTYGETVVANSAGLNKRFARANLQLSATGLLVNDGLVWISEFENLSSGSPPSIGALADRIEERAILARSRARLATGTYPVVFMPTAVPDLLYPLLVGVGGKQLEKGVSPLIDKVGRKLVDEKITIADNGLRDFGTASAPFDAEGVPRRRIELFDRGVFNGFLFDLATAGACGAESTGSAVRDYTAQPQPGKSNIQLLPGAARLNETLAGIRHGLLVHECIGGGQSNVLAGDVALNVSSGHLIENGKVTGRVKDTMIAGNVYEMFANVAAVGDTVRDLGSYHVPFVMFPRLKVATRD